From the Thamnophis elegans isolate rThaEle1 chromosome 16, rThaEle1.pri, whole genome shotgun sequence genome, the window acatcatcagtgctagaagggagtgggactTTGTGTTTATATACAGaagctctgagcttggtggttttcttgcagacgtttcatgacccaactagggaatatcatcagtgctagaagggagtgggactttctgtttatatacagaagctctgagcttggtggctttcttgcagacgtttcatgacccaactagggaacatcatcagtgctaggagggagaggGATTTACAGAGAGGAcgatgagaaggaggagaactgtggggccCTTGTTGCTTGCCAAGCtgcgtggttttcttgcagacgtttcgttaccTAGCtgataacatcagtgctagagggagtggggtttgctctctccCTTTCACTAATAGCCTTACCGGGGAAGGGAGTAGTTTGCAATCCAGAGTCTCGCTGTCTTCAAGGTGGTTGGCCCTTCGTGGTACCAGGTCTGCTGATACTAAGAAAGACAAATTGCAAAAAGAAGTGAAGGCACAGAGCCAACGTttttgttgtggtccaccagcggccagcggatctggcagcagagtcggacaatgaggagggttggggaggaaaatgggccagtcctggagtctgggaaaggctcggacgagggctgtgcgtcggaggcagagtgggggccagggccatctgggagttatgtgctgcctccggagcctcacatcagcgaggcagaggaagagagggagcctgttcccagtgtgaacATGCAGAGAGCTGCCAGTAGACaaaaacagttaagacaaaaggggtgacTCAGAAgttaaggcttggaggtgattggcccctcccataagacacaaaggaggagcaaaggcctgtgagcctttgcaggaagcaaccttgttcgttctggtcggtttaaagtctgaagctccgttttgactctgtgctccgtgtggccttgcaaagctaattggcaatcaggtctttggcagcgtttcaagggagataaaggtgggtgcttatcaaccttatcctgaaagactttggcagacttccatcggactctttacaaactaccTGTGACTCAttgcgggctgtgaatgaacgtaattcacagccgttgaactaaaaaagagggtttttggggtGCTTTGTTcagtctcaggaagcctaggtcagaacaatttttttcagaagtgatgCGATGTGTAATGTATTTTCCACAGAGGATTCTTATATATTTCCACCCTCGCTGGAAAATCATGAGACATTCATTTCAACTGATTTGGCCTTTAACTCGGTTAATTGCGATTGATTTATGCACAAATCAACACTCTTGATACCTTCCGTTTCAAATGGATTGTTCTTTTATATATACGTTAGGCATCGTGAAGTCCAGCTCAAGGGGAGACAAAGAACACAAAAAAGAGATTTTAATCGTTTAGTCCTAAACATGTACTTGAGCAGCAACTGTATAAAACACACCCACCTCTTCTTTGGACTTCTTAGATTTTTCGTcatctttcttggttttcttcaaGGCGTCGGGGCCAACAACCGAGAGAATATTACGTAGCCTGGCGAGAAGGAAATGTCAATGTGAAAATGCCTTTTTAAATGTATGAAGGACAAGGGGAGGGACAGTTCAATCTAAATACATCGGCTCTCACCTCTCCCTCCTTTCGGCCGGGCCTTCCCCAAACAGCGTTATAGGTTCTCCGAGCGCTCGTAAGCAGGCCTTGACTTCGGAGTCATCCGTGGAAACGTTGATTTGCCTCGCCCGTTTCCGGCGCTCAAATTCGGCCAGGACTTCTGCTTGACGTTCGCTGATGTGGTCGTCGAGGTCAAAAACTTCCCCTAGGCCAGAGGAGAAATTCAGTATATATCAGGCATCCTATGTTGTTCTGgcggaggcttcccaagagcctgaaacaaactcctggtccgacaaaaaaacccttttattgatTTTGCGTGAATtgtgctcattcacatccaggaaagtctttcgagggaagatttacagtcacagaccttatctggcttggagagctgccaggacgatctctgcagaacttggcaaggagtctcagagagtcacgaaccaattaagtgaactaattgtctcctgcaaactccactcccctgtcgctcctcttttatttcctctgggactGTCCCACctgcggccttactcccaagtcgacccctgttctgtagctgttcccttcgtctgacaactctgtgcatgcgcacactgggaacaggctccagctgttcttctgcctcactgatgtctgactctgaaggcagctgataactgtcagacgaccccggccccctctctgcctccgacacagagccctcgtccgaaccttccccagactccaggactggcccatcttcctccccaacctcctcactgtctgaatctgctgccagagaAACTGTTTACTCCATTGTATGTTTCCTACGATAAAcctaaaggaggagaaaaaataaCCGCCCAAACTTTGATGTTTTCCTGGTCGCTGGGCTTCATCTTACCGGTGGAGATGTTGATGTTGCCAGCCTCAATGGCTGCTTTGACGGCTTCTTTGCCCATCATCGCCGACTCCCCCTTCAGGATCCGCTCGCGCTCTTTCTCCTCCAGGCTCCCGTAGAAAATGGGGGTCCTCTTGGCAGGAGGGGCATCTCCATCATCGGACCCCTTGGTTTTGATCCCCTGCGGAGAAAAACAAGGGGTGACGATCCAGGGTTGTAGCCACGGGGCGAATCCTCAGCCGAaaggggatgatgggagttgtagtccaacatGCCAGCATATTGATGGCAGACTCCACCTCCCCCACAGCCCCTTGCTCTCTAGCTCTCCACATACCCATCTTTTAAATTGTGATATTGATGCGATTCTTGTTGTGGgtcgcgtgtgtgtgtgtgtgtgtgtgttttaaaccagCTGGATTGGGCCAATTGGAATTCCCACTGGCCAGGCACAGCCACCCTCTATCTACCATCACAAAATACCACCCCCAAATTGTGAGGCGGGGCCCAAAATACAAACTGGGCAACCTACAGTGTCAAGAGTGCGAAAACGGAGCCTCTCGCGGGGATTTGGCTGATTTCCCTGCCATGACAAATGGAAgcaaaaaaaattacatgttaagttgactgagtttcatgtttcatgtttaatgaataataataataatagcaatagtatcaacaataataatagtaataataaaaataaaataatattaataaaatagtaatagaaataaaataatagcaatagcaataataatgaaGATGTAATAATAGTAGCAATAACAAAATAGCAGtaataaaatagtaataataacaataacaaataaataattttttagcAGCCTCCTGCTTATAATGATGAATGAAGGCGGCTGAGGATAAAAGGAGGGGAAGCTGCACTATCCCGCCGTTGGAAAGACCCCTTTATCTAGTCTGGCCATGAACATCCCTTGCTGTGGACAATGGGCACTGTAGTCCAAGGTTTGAAAAGTAACGgttggagagaaggggagagtagttcttttatttttttccattttattcttgTTAGGAAGCGCAGCCCCCTTCCCAGCTAAATAGGCcgagcccacccacccccgggaaTCCCACCCTCCCCCGCTTTGACCCACCGTGGAGCCCCTCGGCAAAGCCATAGCCGCCCCTTAACAGCCGTTCCGGCAGGATAAAGCGAGCTTCCTTAGAAGCGCTTCCGGGGCAAACGGGCTTCCGCTTGCGGATCTCCCTCATCCGGCGGAGCGCCTGGGCCAATGGCGTCTCCGCAGGCGAGTCGGCCGCTCTAGGGTCAGGAGGGCCTCTATGATGCGTTTCCGGCAGCGGAGGGGAGAGGGGGCTTTGTAAAAAGGACGGTGTTGCGCATGCGCGCCTAGAGGCATCCGCTGGACCGGCCAGCGAGAGGATGCTGCGGAGGAAGCCCACCCGGCTGGAGCTGAAGCTGGACGACATCGAGGAGTTCGAGGGGGCCCGCAAGGAGCTGGAGGTAGGTGGGGGTTGGGggaggagagagtgagagagacatcTGGGGAGTCCCCAGCCGGAGGCCGCCCGtgctccctttaaaaaaaaaaaaaaaaaaagaagagctcCGGAGCACTCTGCCCATGCTCAGAGGCGCTCTCTCCGTGGGAAATGCTTTTAAAGTGGTTTCAAGgaagcggggaggggggaaaaagtggGTCTGCTTTATATAGGGAAATGTCCCCGCTGATGGCCTAGGGaaattctgcacatgctcagaggcagCCTTGCCCCAAGGATCTGCATGTTTTGGCATTCCAGATACATTTTTTCCATCTACctatctaatctgtctgtctgtctatctatctatctacctatctacctacccatcctattatctatctctatctatcctattATATATCTAATCActtatcatctatatcatctctctgtatctatctgtctatatctatcctcttttcctctatcatctctctgtatttatcatctatcatccattcattcatccatctatatctatctctgtttatatctatcatctatcttatccatCATCTGTACATCACTCTGCCTGTCtctagtctctctctctttcacacacatctgtctatctatctttaccatctagctatcatctgtctctccttctcttttctctatcatctctctgtatTTATCATcttatcatccatccatttatttatccatctatctctggctatctttatctatcaccttttttatctatcttctatccatcactctgtctgtctctagtctctctctctcacacacatctctgtctgtctatctatctatcttatctatctatcatctatctacccatccatccatccatactactctctctctctctctatgcatccatccatccatcctactgTATCTGTCTATCtacagtctctctctgtctctctctcatggtCCTCAAAATCACGCTCGCtgtttttggtttatttaaattaagggctgtatgtatgtatgtatgtatgtatgtatgtatgtatgtatgtatgtatgtatatatctgggtggaaaaaaataataaagcatgtTATTGGTCAATGGAGCCTGATTTTATTTTGGTACGCTTTGAATATATTTCTGCAGGCAGAAGATCGGAAAACAGACTTTTTATAATTATGAAGAAAATATCTATAACCAACGAACCGAAGAGATTTATCCTTCTCCTTCAAAACATACAAAACAGTCAAAAATGTGCTCTTTGTATCCAGGGGATGTTGTATTTAAATATTAACCTACCTTTATAGATTGGCAGTGTTTATTTTTGAATGAGCTGTGGCAGGAACTCAAGTGCATCTATTTTGTCCTGCCTGCTGACGGAAAAGCATGATAGAAAGAAGTCATTTTGGCAAAATGTTGTCCATGTAGAAATGGACTTTCAGGTAGTTTTAACCTTTTAAAAGCAAGAATAGTTGCTGGCCAGGATGACTGGATACAAGCTGGATCTGTTTTGATCCCGTGAATCATACCCACTTTTCTCCCCCTTTCTGGGATGTTTCCAAAGCATTTGATTATTCAGCGCACTTAAATGTATTGCGTATGAGTTGCAGTTGTGTTTTCCGAAGGATCTGTaccttcttggttttttttttttgcaggcgcATAAAAAGCAGCGGGAAGAGGTTGACATGGTGGGAACCAATGAGGGCGAAGGGGCCCTGGCGTTGAATCCCGATCCCAAGAGCTGGGAGCAAGTTATTCATGACCGGATCGGCTACAAACCTCAGCCGAAACCCAGCAACCGTTCGTCGCAGTTTGGGAACTTCGAATTCTAGAGCGATGGGGCGGAGCGGGGTTGCACCACTGTCTCTCTGCGGAGCGTGCTTTAGCGAAGATTATGACAAGCTGATTTACGATGAGAACAGATGGAGGAGCCATAAGGATTTTTATCCTTCTGGAAGATAAAAGACTTTTCTATTCTGTAAAGAATGAGGTtgtgtccttcccccccccccccccccaatacacctGAAGGCCGAATTCAGACACTCTCCTGCCCTGGATATCTTTACTTAAATCTTCCATTTGCAACCTTAAATCTTTCAACAGCAATACTTAAGATTCTGGCAAAGCTGTCTTAGCATAACCTCGGCACGCAAACGTTTCCAGATGTCACTACTGGGGGAATTTTTGCACAGTATAGCCAGGAGAAAAATGTTTTGTAACAGCACCTGCGCAGTTGTTGGGGttggattcggacagtgaggaggttggggaggaagatgggccggtcctggagtctgggaaaggctctgtgtcggagacaagagagagggggccagggccgtctgacagttatcagctgccttcagagtcagacatcagtggggcagaggaacagctggagcctcttcccagtgtgtgcatgcacagagctgctagacgaagggaacagctaaagatcaagggtcgacttgggagtaaggccacaggtggacggtgaatggcccctcccagagggaataaaagaggactgaaaggggagtggagtttgtaggaggccattagttcgcttcattgattcgtgactctccgaggctccttgccaagttgtgCAGATATGGGCCAggcagctcttcaagccagagaaggtctgtgaccataaatcctcccttgaaagactttgctgaaggcgaatgagcagaattcacagtcaattaataaaagggttttttgtctggaccaggagtttgcttcacgctCAGAACGAGTATAGCCATCATAGAAGTGTGTTTATTTCTGTAACACCACCTGGGCGGTGTGGGGCAGACCTGCCTCTTCACCCCTCCAATCACCTGAACAAGGACGAACGCATGGACTCGCCTATTCCTAGAAGGGATAGCGCTACTTGCAATTAGCTTATTTTCCTTCACTCTGCGTCGCACACTTTCCTAACGCCGAGCGCATTAAATTGGGAGCTATTGTAGGGACAATACTATTGTGCGCGGGGCTGTGTACATGCAAACCGGTTCCACCAGCTTGGGAACGGGAGAGAGGTACGAGAGAAGGGTATTGTCATGGAGACGGGGGGGGCATGGGGGAAAGAAAGCCAATTCCAGACAATGGGTTGAATCTCTTTATTCTACTGAACGACGTCGGGGCAGGTGTAAACATATCCATCATTTTCGGTTAGGGCAGTCTGCACTTTCAGAAGATACAACAGCGGAATCGTTAGTATTCACATGATTGCCGACGGATATACTTCCATCAGCTAGGGATTTAAAACAAGACATCCTACATGAGCGgcggcaaacctttttggcacatgAATGCCCAAAGTGGAACGTGTGCGCATGCGCGAACCCAAAGACCAGCCTGCCAATATGCGCATGCTtggtttttggccgtttttcgggCCGTTTTTGGCCTGGAAACCGGCCGTtttttaacctcttttttttGGAGTTGTTTTCCGGCgtccgcaaagaccagctggccggtgcgcgcTGGAAACCAGCAGAGCGATGCGCGTGCCACAGataggactctgcatgccacaggttccccatccCGGTCTTACATGGTACACTACACAGCCCGAGGAAGCAATATAGCTAAGGCACATTATATTCTTTCCATAGATATACTGTCAGTGGAGGAAGACTAGAAGAACAGCTACGGAAGAAACAATACTGGGTTACAGTCAGCGAGTAAACGAGACGAGATTTTCCGTCGACAAAACACAAGGGAAAGACGCTGGCGGGTGGTTTTTGgaatttcccccctctccccacttTTCACGGGAAATACCCAAATGGCTAAAGCTGGCCTCAAACCCTATACGGTTGGGTTCACATTGTCCTAGTAACCAAGGAGCCACTCCCTTCTTCGGGTTTACACAGGGTGGATAGAAGCAAGCAGGCGGACGCGATGTGCTAAACGCTACAGAGCTCGTTACGGAGATAAGTTAGCCGTGGCTGAAGCGCCACGAAATGGCGGAACCCCGCTCGATTTTGCGGTTGAGATGAAATGTATCACAAACCCCGTCTTTGTGCCTTCTAAAAAGatcgggagagagagagaggctgaaaacTTGATTGTACGGGGAGGCGAGGGATGGGATGGGGAGAAGGCTGATTCAGCTACCGCTTTACTAATCTTCGGCACATGCCATTTGGGTAAATGCCATCCTTTTGTTTTGAAGTTGAGCCAAACAGCCTGGAGGTAGGTACAGATTTGGCTTGGTGGAAAAGCAAGACGCCAGCCTCTCGCAAATTTACAATCAGGTGACAGACATGTTGCAGGCTTTGATTTCCCCCGTGGTGGAAGTACTCCGGCTTCTGCGTACTTCTCCCCTCTCAGGCAGTcagtttaaaagaaagaaaaaaagcttgATTTCTCAGGATGAACGTTAATCCTGATTTTACTttcttctgttgtggcccaccaagcAGAGCAGGGCAGTAGAtttgaacagtgaggaggttggggaggaacctgggccagtcctggagtctggggaaggctctgaggagggttctgtgtcggaggcagagagggggccagggccgtctgccagttatcagctgccttcggagtcagacatcagtgaggcagaagaacagctggagcctgttcccagggtgcgcatgcgcagagcggccagacgaaggaaacagctaaagaacaagggttgacttgggagtaaggccacaggtggacgatgaatggcccctcccagaggaaacaaaagaggagcgaaaggggagtggagtttgcaggagaccattagtttgcttcattggttcgtgactctccaagactccttgcaaagttttgcagatctcggcctggcagctctccaagccaaataAGATCTTTGATCGTAAATCTTCCCTCGAAAGAcattgctggaggtgaatgagcagaattcacagtcaattaataaagggttttttttttttgtcaggacaaggagtctgggAAACCTCGGTGTGAACATCTTCCATGGAAGTTATTAAAAAGTGGGGAACTCCTCCTCCAGGCAATGCTGAGCTACATGCTCCAGCAGCCTCATCCCTGCCTCTTAACTTCCTTGCAAGGGGAGAGTGGCACCATCCCACAGTGTGACTGCCTCCAGGACAATTTGGGGAGGCCTTGTGGCCATCCAAGGTATGCCTAAGATGCTCACAGGcgtgattcccccttttctgctGCTTTTGGCCCATTCGGGAAATAGAATCCCCACGTAAAGGAGAAGTAGGATCCTCTCTGCCTAGAACGTGTCTGCCAGCTTATTTTTGTGAAGCCACTTAAGAAGGGCATGACAACtaggtttaatttaaaaaaaaaatatatttagggCCAGcctgaaaatcagaaaaaaaaaaaccctaaaagcaTTTGTACTGCAGGTTTATTTaaaataggttttaaaaaaaagtcatactTGTTTCCCCGTTATTTTTCACAAGCATGTCACCGTCGCCGGCTAGAAATGGGTACTCTAAATCAGCATATgggtcctttcccccctctctccagaCCATCTGGGCCTAGAACCTTCCTGGGTCAAAGGCTTCCTGGAACCAAACCTACACAACCGTTTTGGCAATTGTGACAGGGCAGTGGGCCACCCAGCGCAAAGCAGGGAGCCGGCTTCTCGAGGAAAAGAGGGACAGGCAGCGTTTGGCACTTGCTAGATTGCCGATCCAAACACAAAACTGGCCTTGGAGGGCTTGTGGTTGTGCGTGCGTACCTGTCTCCAAGGAAGGCCAGGTTGTGTGTTCCTGGCCCTCCCCTAGAAACACAGCCTGCTGCTAAAAGTACGAAAAAAGGACCTGGGATGGCGGAGCTCCCCGCCTTTAAATCGGGACTAAGCAGGCCATGTTTCACCCATCAATCGTTGCGAGCGGGTTGCCTTAGCTGGCTGCCCGCCTCTTTTACTCCGTGGCTCGGGAGTCTTCCCCataccccacccccccaaacccaAAGCTTttggggaagagaggaggaggaggaggaggaggcacaaGGGTTGCCCAGTGGGATGCTTCTAGTAAACCTGGTCCTTTGAGAGGCTGTAGGGGGAGCGGAGATGTGTGGGGGAAAGCGAGGACAACCGTTAGTGGCAATGCTCCGTGATGTCAACGACGACGGCCTTTTTCCAGCTGAAGAAGAAGTAGCCTGCGCCAGCGCCGGCAGCCACGGCGATGCAGAGATAAGCGTTGTAAGTCATGAAGATGAGCATCAGGAAGTAGCTGACTACTACTTGGATGATGTGAAGAATGGTCTGGAAGAGGTGAGGGACGCTCAGCATCTGTTGGCTAAGCGGACGGGAGAAGGGGAATGAAGGAAGTGACGAGCTTTTTGTTTCATGTCCTGCCTTTCCCCGTTTTCAGAAATAACTCGAGGTGGCGGACGTACCTCAGGCCCCTCCCCTCCTACTTTCTCCActgcaacaaccctgtgaggtgggctgggccgAGAACGAAAGACCGGCCTAAAGTCACTCAGCTAGTTTTCATGGCTGTAGTAGGACTAGAGttcactgtctcctggggattggattggccaaaagtcacccagctggctttcatccctaaggtgggaaactagaactcactgtctcctggcgattggtccAAAAGTTACTTGGCTGGCTTTCGAGCCTgagacaggattagaactcactgtctcctagggAGTAgtccaatgtcacccagctggctttcatccctaaggcaggactagaactcactgtctcctggcgattggcccaaagtcacctagctggcattcgtgcctaaagcaggactagaactcaccatctccatcGCCCAATGCCAGCCAGTTGGCTTTCCTCCCTTAAGGCGGgaaactagaattcaccatctcccggTGCTCTGTCCAAAAGTTACCTAGCTGGCTTTCCTCCCTTAAGGCgggaaactagaactcaccatctcctggtgtttGGTCCAAAAGTTACCTAGCTGGCTTTCCTCCCTTAAGGCGGGAAATTAGAACttaccgtctcctggtttctaggctggcTGCCAGTGGGATGCAAAAATCACCCTACCTCAACTTTCGCTCAGGCAGCAATTCTCTGACCAAGGACACTGTCCGAAGATTATAAATGGACCAAGAGGAAACGTTTGGCAAACGCCCGGTTTTAACGACGGAGACCCAGAATGGTTTCCCTGTGGCTTCCTAGCTGTATGAGTACTGTATGTACCCAGCGCCATTTTGTTGTTTTGTAGTGTGAAGAAGCAGCGTGAGCTCACCCAACCGTTTTGTGCGTCTCCATCAAGACGGTGCCGTTGGGCCCTGGGAGAGGCATGGAGTTATAACGAATGCTGACTTGGGACTTCCGGAGGAGGCTTTCCCGCCCAATCTTCAGGCCCTCGTAGAACATGGCCAGGAAGAAAATAGCCACAAACGCCCCCACCATTTCTGAAGGAAAAGAGACCACCTTTATTAAATATaagccgataacctggcattgcccgtgGGATTTTATTTATAGGGGAGGGAAAATGTCCGGAACTAACatgatttctaatgttggatttcctcccccttcccccttactagagggagccctcttgtggagtactgtgaagctgttaccacggcaactccactgcgctgcacagcagaagccattttacggcagtacagcagaaaccatttgaaggcacaacaggctgtatcttaacagcaaGCCCTCTGCACCCCCCCACACATATTGTGTGTCttgcccccacaatatttgtttccagagggtaaattgtctgtgtaccatgtttggttgaaattgctcaaggcgttccagagttaagctgtaacacaaaaacacacacacacacacacacacgtctgtctgtctgactatctatctatctatctatctatctatctatctatctatctatctatctatctatctatccatccatctatccagacAGACAtactgtagatggatggatggatgatagatagatatagatactatatagatagatactgtagctACACAGACAtactatggatggatggatggatggatgatagatagatagatagatagatagatagatagatagatagatagatagatagatagatagatatactggttaattgttctctctgtcaaggaatttctccttagttttaagttgcttctctcctcgattagtttccatccattcttgttTCATCCATCCctcgtccccgtcccccccctcCCGGCTGCTCCCCATCACTCACCTCCAGGTGTGTTGATGACGAGCCCAGAAAACAGCAAGGGAACGTTTTGATAGCTGAAGTGGAAAGTCATATCCTGTGCAGGGAGAGAAATGGGAGCCTAGGTAAAACGCTATTATGAACAGCAGGGCCAAAATGTGCAGCTTCCTGGTCCTTGTATTATCACCATTcctttcagtgaccatttgaagtcgcAACGACACCGAAAAACAGTGACTTTAGAAACCTGGTTTTCACCCGCTTTAaaccagcagtcaccaactggtggtccgcgagaaaactttggtggtctgcagaaaaatctttgcattttttatattgcactattgCAGGGATCCTCAAACCACGGCCCGCCAAAGCAATTACTCCCGCTCGCTGATGGGATGGgctccttcaggcacttagcttggctgcctgtttcctttcctttttcctttccttccccttttatctgtcttttcttttcctttcctttcctctttttcctttccttcccctttcatgtcttttcatttcctttccttttttctttccttcccctttcatctgtctttcctttcctttcctttttttctttcctttccttcccctttcatctgtttttcctttcctctttttcctttccttctcctttcatgtcttttcttttcctttcctcttttttctttccttctcctttcatctgtctttcctttcctctttttcctttcctttccttccactttcatctgtcttttcttttcctttctttttcctttcctttccttcccctttcatctgtttttcctttcctcttttttcctttccttctcctttcatgtcttttcttttcctttcctctttttttctttccttcccctttcatctgtctttcctttcctttcctttttttcctttccttctcctttccctttcatctgtcttttcttttcctttcctcttttttctttcctttccttcccctttcatctgtttttcctttcctcttttttctttccttcccctttcatctgtttttcctttcctttcctctttttcctttccttcccctttcatgtcttttcttttcctttcctcttttttctttccttctcctttcatctgtttttcctttcctctttttcctttccttcccctttcatgtctttccttttcctttcctcttttttctttccttcccctttcatgtctttcctttcctctttttcctttccttcccctttcatctgtctttcctttcctttcctttcctctttttcctttcctctcagcTCCCTAGACTGCACCCCGCAAGGAATTAGGGGGCCATTAAAAGAGGGTGATGATAattgggaggaggagaagggaaggccATTTATGGAGGGGCATGTATTCCTTTGCCTTCCCTTGCTTCAGGCTAAGCCCAACAGCTCACACTTCCTTACCATCATCCCGCCGTGCATGTGTCCAGGGGCTTTGGTGGGGTGATGGTGGGCGTGAGGATCCATGGTGGGGGTTGCTGA encodes:
- the SLC31A1 gene encoding high affinity copper uptake protein 1, producing MGHPEHHAHMDHMDHMDHNMSGSATPTMDPHAHHHPTKAPGHMHGGMMDMTFHFSYQNVPLLFSGLVINTPGEMVGAFVAIFFLAMFYEGLKIGRESLLRKSQVSIRYNSMPLPGPNGTVLMETHKTVGQQMLSVPHLFQTILHIIQVVVSYFLMLIFMTYNAYLCIAVAAGAGAGYFFFSWKKAVVVDITEHCH
- the CDC26 gene encoding anaphase-promoting complex subunit CDC26; translated protein: MLRRKPTRLELKLDDIEEFEGARKELEAHKKQREEVDMVGTNEGEGALALNPDPKSWEQVIHDRIGYKPQPKPSNRSSQFGNFEF